In Cotesia glomerata isolate CgM1 linkage group LG3, MPM_Cglom_v2.3, whole genome shotgun sequence, one genomic interval encodes:
- the LOC123262080 gene encoding TP53-binding protein 1-like, which yields MSELVTTAMETSADNKSVETNEIEDAENVLANASTKVNDSQSFTLTDFDCSQQSLIADSELKDKEELPAKAREHDAVQDGGATEDSGAKTPAITEDNNKDNKNEKSTEKIEKIEEEILGTPPEERVSPLKRPIAKRNGSEEPASKVQKIDSDAAPESLDCENSLEDKIPEEDNKAKEKIGDANENTVKALEEVLEKNVADPDKGETLQELSQALESVLEDKKVEEDEAKDTVPSELIAKPSFEVSKKSRQSIEVIFDKSLAPTKPKEVVELDEDGEKIVLDSSQEDEASQGSDSNTIVNKSKISNGTNSTKSSESDRTASVPSDLSDESAKVDIIVKDNVPVVTLPSDNEADMSIEVKKIKTVEKEFTVIVKVKCLLHVDSQNYKECVSKEVTSVYCDNYGEHYLPPSRINSDVSNMADVSASDTKDPTSPSSVTSNTQLPYALPGSRHSIISTISSSSSSSYASSVKSNDSSTKLNPFSLPRGFAKHAKKADMNTIDESSESPKHGWRNIDLITTSVVDHLNHEIATNDLSAHNGSSNDIGSLTRITSSTPEAKILSTPKSSKKGKVAKRTKTRSTRSRANGATKAAAEEAIQLQEEAKRQKEKEKEKEKDKINSNVSTPSRASSRSLSILRNQAPVSDEESDSRIGKLCFAKWSDGTFYPATIVSKNKTKLKVIFFDEKTKIVAENFVYVIMDTLLPNTLVHAMVVDKKEKYDTAGVIQRVEKVDGEVWYHVETEDKGRVRNTTKDLFLTPDQFKILKETELVNPEATPHFEKITLDNVIEGSRRQKTSPSALRSRGQSQSTSGSKPSVSEKKSFDTSDSDAKNEDVTELGEINPEIAGISSSSTSKGPSSRIKGKGKSKKKTDDDETIKKFGPIPPAGSTLFKGMNFILTCAPLESIDAIKQAKPVSSEYSEEGTDYEREWSSIPFLRERLVDQITAGGGHVYNSFDEIPPAEYKKTKLITNVPNITATSLLCLSVGIMPYNHQWIITSCFANKLGSPEASELPAGYSIRLGGYIKNLERQGNMPFEHLKVVVPKISVSESSVNFWKSVIENAGGVVQLIESPKDEFFDATVVVTNQNCPGWVEEKAANYDVPLVSTTWVVQCIIEGATVPGLEERCKHKKQITETSNSS from the exons atgtcagAGCTGGTGACAACCGCGATGGAAACATCTGCCGATAATAAATCTGTGGAAACTAATGAAATTGAAGATGCTGAGAATGTGCTGGCAAACGCGTCTACTAAAGTAAATGATAGCCAGAGCTTTACACTTACAGACTTTGATTGCTCGCAGCAGTCTTTGATTGCTGATAGTGAACTCAAGGACAAAGAGg AATTGCCGGCAAAAGCGCGGGAGCACGACGCGGTCCAAGATGGTGGAGCTACTGAAGATTCTGGAGCAAAGACTCCGGCAATTACCGAGGACAATAACAAggataataaaaatgagaaatcAACGGAAAAAATTGAGAAGATAGAGGAAGAAATTTTAGGGACTCCTCCGGAAGAACGCGTGTCGCCATTGAAGAGGCCGATTGCCAAGAGAAATGGGTCTGAAGAGCCTGCGTCGAAggttcaaaaaattgacagtgaTGCTGCTCCAGAGTCGCTTGACTGTGAGAATTCTCTGGAAGACAAAATTCCTGAGGAAGATAATAAAGCGAAAGAAAAAATTGGAGATGCCAACGAAAATACTGTCAAAGCTCTTGAAGAGGTCCTGGAGAAAAATGTTGCGGATCCTGACAAAGGTGAGACACTTCAGGAACTGTCGCAGGCGCTGGAGAGTGTCTTGGAGGACAAAAAGGTCGAGGAAGACGAGGCTAAAGACACGGTACCCAGTGAATTAATTGCAAAACCTAGCTTTGAggtatcaaaaaaatcaagacaGAGTATAgaagttatttttgataaatctttAGCGCCAACGAAGCCTAAAGAAGTTGTCGAGCTGGACGAGGACGGAGAGAAAATAGTTCTTGATTCTTCCCAGGAAGATGAAGCCTCCCAGGGCTCGGACTCCAATACAATTGTCAATAAATCGAAAATATCAAACGGCACTAATTCAACAAAAAGCTCCGAGAGTGATCGAACTGCCAGTGTTCCCTCGGATTTGAGTGACGAATCAGCAAAAGTAGATATCATTGTCAAGGACAACGTTCCAGTGGTGACACTGCCCAGCGATAATGAAGCTGACATGTCAATCgaggttaaaaaaattaaaacagtgGAAAAAGAATTCACTGTAATTGTAAAGGTAAAATGCCTGCTGCACGTCGATAGTCAGAATTATAAAGAATGCGTCAGTAAGGAAGTTACTTCAGTTTATTGCGACAATTATGGAGAACATTACTTACCGCCCAGCCGTATCAACAGCGATGTGTCTAACATGGCAGACGTCTCGGCATCTGATACTAAAGACCCGACTTCTCCGTCGTCAGTGACCAGCAATACTCAGCTTCCTTACGCCTTACCAGGTAGCCGTCACTCTATTATATCAACAATAAGTTCTTCCAGTTCTTCCTCGTACGCGTCTTCGGTCAAATCTAACGACTCTTCCACCAAGTTAAATCCATTTTCTTTGCCTCGAGGATTTGCTAAGCATGCCAAGAAAGCAGACATGAATACTATCGATGAAAGTTCCGAGTCTCCAAAGCATGGATGGCGCAATATTGACTTGATCACAACCAGCGTGGTAGATCATTTGAACCATGAAATAGCTACCAATGACCTGTCTGCTCACAATGGCAGCAGTAACGACATTGGCTCGCTCACCAGGATCACTTCCTCGACTCCGGAGGCTAAAATTTTGTCGACTCCCAAGAGCAGTAAGAAGGGAAAAGTTGCTAAAAGGACCAAAACTCGCAGCACCAGATCAAGGGCTAATGGAGCCACCAAGGCTGCTGCTGAAGAAGCTATTCAATTGCAGGAAGAAGCCAAACGACAGAAGGAGAAAGAAAAGGAGAAGGAGAAAGACAAAATCAACTCGAATGTTTCAACGCCCAGCAGAGCCAGCTCTAGATCTTTGAGCATTCTCAGGAATCAAGCGCCTGTTAGCGACGAGGAGTCTGACAGTCGTATTGGCAAACTCTGCTTTGCTAAATGGTCCGACGGGACTTTTTATCCAGCGACAATTgtcagtaaaaataaaacaaagttgAAAGTTATTTTCTTTGATGAAAAAACTAAGATAGTCGCTGAAAATTTTGTGTATGTTATCATGGACACGCTGTTGCCAAATACTTTAGTTCACGCGATGGTAGTTGACAAAAAAGAAAAGTATGACACTGCTGGAGTTATACAGAGAGTTGAGAAAGTTGATGGCGAAGTTTGGTACCACGTGGAGACTGAGGACAAGGGAAGGGTACGTAATACgacaaaagatttatttttgactccagatcaattcaaaattctaaAAGAAACCGAGCTGGTGAATCCCGAAGCGACTccacattttgaaaaaataactttggACAATGTAATCGAGGGATCTCGAAGACAAAAAACTAGTCCGTCGGCGTTGAGGTCTCGGGGACAGTCTCAGAGCACGAGTGGAAGCAAACCTTCAGTTTCAGAGAAGAAAAGCTTTGATACTTCTGACTCAGACGCCAAAAACGAAGATGTCACTGAGCTGGGTGAGATAAATCCGGAGATTGCGGGAATTTCAAGCTCGTCTACGTCCAAAGGTCCGTCTAGCAGGATCAAGGGCAAGGGAAAAAGTAAGAAGAAGACTGATGATGATGAGACTATCAAGAAGTTTGGACCAATTCCCCCGGCTGGGTCGACTCTGTTCAAGGGgatgaattttatattaacttGTGCGCCACTGGAGAGTATTGACGCCATAAAACAAGCCAAGCCAGTGTCGAGTGAATACTCTGAAGAAGGAACTGACTACGAGCGCGAGTGGTCTAGCATTCCATTCCTGCGAGAGAGACTGGTGGATCAAATTACCGCTGGTGGTGGGCATGTCTACAACTCGTTTGATGAAATCCCACCAGCTGAGTACAAAAAGACCAAGCTTATCACCAACGTTCCCAACATCACAGCCACTAGCTTGCTGTGCCTCTCGGTAGGCATCATGCCGTACAATCATCAGTGGATCATCACGTCTTGCTTCGCCAACAAACTCGGCAGTCCCGAAGCGTCTGAGCTGCCTGCTGGGTACAGTATCAGGCTAGGAGGCTATATCAAGAACCTTGAACGCCAAGGTAACATGCCTTTCGAACATCTCAAAGTCGTGGTACCAAAGATATCTGTCTCGGAGTCGTCAGTTAATTTCTGGAAATCTGTCATTGAAAACGCTGGAGGTGTTGTCCAGTTGATCGAGTCACCCAAAGACGAATTTTTCGACGCAACTGTCGTGGTGACTAATCAAAATTGTCCGGGTTGGGTCGAGGAAAAGGCTGCTAATTATGATGTTCCTCTGGTGTCTACTACCTGGGTTGTACAGTGCATCATCGAAGGCGCTACTGTTCCAGGTTTGGAAGAACGCTGTAAACACAAAAAACAAATCACAGAGACATCAAATTCGtcataa
- the LOC123262081 gene encoding tyrosine-protein phosphatase non-receptor type 9 isoform X2, whose translation MAAALTVEQEQATKEFIEAVNKCRAGRRASPVSWSTAVKFLTARKFEVPRALALYEQHEATRRREGLATLHPTQEPLLSELRTGKFTVLPSRDGTGAAIAIFTAHLHLPQCTTHQTTLQGGYPAKLKKVLIVTAPLWFKAPFKILRLFVREKLRDRVFTVSIPQLTLHIPRDSLPQRLGGTLEIQHEAWLLHCLKSMTNRSGGELCEVTPRVGSPLSPTSKSAAESPTNETTNNVVSSSNSTSPISEKHKIKNGSVTIGDIEITNGDCWIASDEAPSPVQPPSSASSGFSDDDSLHGDLGLQAVTMEQLVEAIHSRGRAGLVAEYAEIRQRPPDGSFNNAKLRQNQPKNRYTDVLCYDHSRVCLSQVDGDPSSDYINANFVDGYKQKNAFISTQGPLPKTCGDFWRMVWEQQTLVVVMTTRVIERGRTKCAQYWGPESGDEVSAGGFTVTTLEVDTNPDYTISMLLLTNNKTEETREVCHMLYTAWPDYGVPQSARALLQFLSLVRQQQTKLLASRGDTWAGHPRGPPIVVHCSAGIGRTGTFCTLDICISRLEDTGTVDIRGTVEKIRAQRAYSIQMPDQYVFCHRALAEYALSRGMLEIHHLAMLPPTIEEDSD comes from the exons ATGGCAGCCGCATTGACCGTCGAGCAGGAACAA gcaacaaaagaatttattgaagCGGTAAATAAATGTCGCGCTGGTAGAAGAGCAAGCCCGGTGTCCTGGAGTACGGCTGTTAAATTTTTGACAGCACGTAAATTTGAAGTACCACGTGCATTAGCGTTGTATGAACAACACGAGGCAACAAGACGTCGTGAAGGTTTGGCAACTCTTCATCCAACTCAAGAGCCACTTCTTTCAGAATTACGTACTGGTAAATTTACCGTACTG CCATCAAGAGACGGTACAGGTGCAGCAATCGCTATTTTTACAGCACACTTGCATCTACCTCAATGTACAACTCATCAAACAACTCTTCAG GGAGGGTATCCGGCTAAGTTGAAAAAAGTCCTGATTGTGACGGCACCGCTGTGGTTCAAGGCTCCGTTTAAAATTCTACGTTTATTCGTCAGGGAAAAATTACGGGATCGTGTATTTACAGTGTCAATACCTCAACTGACACTTCATATACCCCGAGACTCGTTGCCTCAACGTTTAGGCGGTACTTTGGAGATACAGCATGAAGCCTGGCTGTTACATTGTCTCAAGTCCATGACGAATCGTAGCGGTGGTGAATTGTGTgag GTTACCCCGAGAGTGGGTAGTCCTCTATCACCGACATCAAAGTCGGCAGCAGAAAGCCCGACAAATGAAACAACAAACAATGTTGTCAGCAGTAGCAACTCAACAAGTCCAATAAGCGAGAagcacaaaataaaaaatggaagCGTAACAATCGGCGACATTGAAATAACAAATGGAGACTGCTGGATAGCAAGTGATGAAGCGCCGTCACCAGTCCAGCCGCCTTCATCAGCGAGCTCCGGGTTCAGCGACGACGACAGTCTCCACGGGGACCTGGGCTTGCAAGCAGTGACAATGGAGCAGCTCGTTGAGGCAATTCACTCCCGCGGACGTGCCGGTCTAGTAGCTGAGTACGCGGAAATAAGACAAAGGCCTCCCGATGGTTCATTTAATAACGCGAAACTGCGTCAAAACCAGCCAAAAAATCGATACACCGATGTGCTGTGCTACGATCACTCGAGAGTTTGTCTGTCTCAAGTTGACGGTGATCCTTCGTCGGACTACATCAATGCCAATTTTGTGGATGGTTACAAACAAAAGAACGCTTTTATCAGCACCCAAGGACCATTACCCAAGACTTGCGGGGACTTTTGGCGAATGGTCTGGGAACAGCAGACTTTAGTCGTTGTCATGACTACCAg AGTTATTGAACGAGGACGGACTAAGTGCGCTCAGTACTGGGGTCCTGAGTCAGGTGATGAAGTGTCTGCCGGTGGTTTTACCGTCACGACACTTGAGGTTGACACTAATCCGGATTACACGATATCTATGCTGCTTTTGACCAACAACAAG ACTGAAGAAACCCGTGAAGTTTGTCATATGCTGTACACAGCTTGGCCAGACTACGGAGTACCACAATCAGCCAGAGCTCTTTTACAATTTCTTTCGTTGGTGAGACAACAGCAGACCAAACTGCTTGCTAGCAGGGGAGATACTTGGGCTGGTCATCCTCGAGGACCACCAATTGTAGTACATTGTAGTGCTGGAATTGGTCGTActg GAACATTTTGTACATTGGATATTTGTATATCTCGCTTGGAAGACACAGGAACCGTGGACATACGCGGTACAGTTGAAAAAATCCGAGCCCAGCGAGCTTACAGTATTCAAATGCCAGATCAGTATGTGTTTTGTCACCGCGCTCTCGCAGAATATGCACTTTCTCGGGGGATGCTGGAGATTCACCATCTTGCCATGTTACCACCTACCATTGAGGAAGACTCTGACTAG
- the LOC123262081 gene encoding tyrosine-protein phosphatase non-receptor type 9 isoform X1, protein MAAALTVEQEQATKEFIEAVNKCRAGRRASPVSWSTAVKFLTARKFEVPRALALYEQHEATRRREGLATLHPTQEPLLSELRTGKFTVLPSRDGTGAAIAIFTAHLHLPQCTTHQTTLQGVVYQLDAALESADTQKHGLVFIYDMSDSKYQNFDYDLSQKILTLLKGGYPAKLKKVLIVTAPLWFKAPFKILRLFVREKLRDRVFTVSIPQLTLHIPRDSLPQRLGGTLEIQHEAWLLHCLKSMTNRSGGELCEVTPRVGSPLSPTSKSAAESPTNETTNNVVSSSNSTSPISEKHKIKNGSVTIGDIEITNGDCWIASDEAPSPVQPPSSASSGFSDDDSLHGDLGLQAVTMEQLVEAIHSRGRAGLVAEYAEIRQRPPDGSFNNAKLRQNQPKNRYTDVLCYDHSRVCLSQVDGDPSSDYINANFVDGYKQKNAFISTQGPLPKTCGDFWRMVWEQQTLVVVMTTRVIERGRTKCAQYWGPESGDEVSAGGFTVTTLEVDTNPDYTISMLLLTNNKTEETREVCHMLYTAWPDYGVPQSARALLQFLSLVRQQQTKLLASRGDTWAGHPRGPPIVVHCSAGIGRTGTFCTLDICISRLEDTGTVDIRGTVEKIRAQRAYSIQMPDQYVFCHRALAEYALSRGMLEIHHLAMLPPTIEEDSD, encoded by the exons ATGGCAGCCGCATTGACCGTCGAGCAGGAACAA gcaacaaaagaatttattgaagCGGTAAATAAATGTCGCGCTGGTAGAAGAGCAAGCCCGGTGTCCTGGAGTACGGCTGTTAAATTTTTGACAGCACGTAAATTTGAAGTACCACGTGCATTAGCGTTGTATGAACAACACGAGGCAACAAGACGTCGTGAAGGTTTGGCAACTCTTCATCCAACTCAAGAGCCACTTCTTTCAGAATTACGTACTGGTAAATTTACCGTACTG CCATCAAGAGACGGTACAGGTGCAGCAATCGCTATTTTTACAGCACACTTGCATCTACCTCAATGTACAACTCATCAAACAACTCTTCAG GGTGTAGTTTATCAACTAGACGCCGCGCTGGAAAGCGCAGATACACAAAAACACGGATTAGTATTCATTTATGATATGTCCGACAGCAAATATCAGAATTTCGATTACGATTTGTCGCAAAAAATTCTTACACTACTCAAG GGAGGGTATCCGGCTAAGTTGAAAAAAGTCCTGATTGTGACGGCACCGCTGTGGTTCAAGGCTCCGTTTAAAATTCTACGTTTATTCGTCAGGGAAAAATTACGGGATCGTGTATTTACAGTGTCAATACCTCAACTGACACTTCATATACCCCGAGACTCGTTGCCTCAACGTTTAGGCGGTACTTTGGAGATACAGCATGAAGCCTGGCTGTTACATTGTCTCAAGTCCATGACGAATCGTAGCGGTGGTGAATTGTGTgag GTTACCCCGAGAGTGGGTAGTCCTCTATCACCGACATCAAAGTCGGCAGCAGAAAGCCCGACAAATGAAACAACAAACAATGTTGTCAGCAGTAGCAACTCAACAAGTCCAATAAGCGAGAagcacaaaataaaaaatggaagCGTAACAATCGGCGACATTGAAATAACAAATGGAGACTGCTGGATAGCAAGTGATGAAGCGCCGTCACCAGTCCAGCCGCCTTCATCAGCGAGCTCCGGGTTCAGCGACGACGACAGTCTCCACGGGGACCTGGGCTTGCAAGCAGTGACAATGGAGCAGCTCGTTGAGGCAATTCACTCCCGCGGACGTGCCGGTCTAGTAGCTGAGTACGCGGAAATAAGACAAAGGCCTCCCGATGGTTCATTTAATAACGCGAAACTGCGTCAAAACCAGCCAAAAAATCGATACACCGATGTGCTGTGCTACGATCACTCGAGAGTTTGTCTGTCTCAAGTTGACGGTGATCCTTCGTCGGACTACATCAATGCCAATTTTGTGGATGGTTACAAACAAAAGAACGCTTTTATCAGCACCCAAGGACCATTACCCAAGACTTGCGGGGACTTTTGGCGAATGGTCTGGGAACAGCAGACTTTAGTCGTTGTCATGACTACCAg AGTTATTGAACGAGGACGGACTAAGTGCGCTCAGTACTGGGGTCCTGAGTCAGGTGATGAAGTGTCTGCCGGTGGTTTTACCGTCACGACACTTGAGGTTGACACTAATCCGGATTACACGATATCTATGCTGCTTTTGACCAACAACAAG ACTGAAGAAACCCGTGAAGTTTGTCATATGCTGTACACAGCTTGGCCAGACTACGGAGTACCACAATCAGCCAGAGCTCTTTTACAATTTCTTTCGTTGGTGAGACAACAGCAGACCAAACTGCTTGCTAGCAGGGGAGATACTTGGGCTGGTCATCCTCGAGGACCACCAATTGTAGTACATTGTAGTGCTGGAATTGGTCGTActg GAACATTTTGTACATTGGATATTTGTATATCTCGCTTGGAAGACACAGGAACCGTGGACATACGCGGTACAGTTGAAAAAATCCGAGCCCAGCGAGCTTACAGTATTCAAATGCCAGATCAGTATGTGTTTTGTCACCGCGCTCTCGCAGAATATGCACTTTCTCGGGGGATGCTGGAGATTCACCATCTTGCCATGTTACCACCTACCATTGAGGAAGACTCTGACTAG
- the LOC123260672 gene encoding putative ATP-dependent RNA helicase DHX57, with amino-acid sequence MDELSAQLMDDIVLEPRNKTTEAQKKAPAAKSSSTKLPPPKRALKVELQTLRISDESERQLFNTLKSVYGPSFKLSDASDFENNKRSGLDRQYWMERGNLVIREIVDYSSKSPTPQGNEALTQRFASSKLESYSFHPNHCKEALAYSDRNLGRALEILFEKYYRVPDNSVEHVDVNDILEKRNDEKLALESIYGEMFSEKIRNRLWVVNLKLDYLSAKNSDEKAKKNDSKRNNNNYSSNNNNNNNNKKNNLCRLFLSGKCRFADRCRFLHQQPEPKENKVAVKDNLEYSLEIRFPEANKYPYEPPYLYLYKSNEMMAYPDIKYLMIVKRLYEEALEQCNGESCLFTLISLLENAEDMLEYLNTHQPDFIDMYESLFTKAPEEVAELSTHHQKGSVGTRSKSKLSEEEIIKQDDTICKRFMEKNSNPKFRKIIEGRQKLPAWKMMDEIIATVDSNQVTIISGETGCGKSTQVPQFVLDDWIINRGDSKSHAEIICTQPRRISAIGVAERVAFERDEKVGSTVGYQIRLESKMSSWTRLTFCTTGILLQRMSGDPTLKSVTHVIVDEVHERSAESDFLLMLLRQVLPKRPDLKIVLMSATLKAETFFSYFNGTPILEIPGRTFPVDQLFLEEILERCDYTLEENSKYTRKIRGRWEDLQMELDTTDLDTFVGCAPQDTIADEKLRLSQLIGRYPGCSKKVIRNLYVMDPEKIDYDLIEKVLEWIVDGDHDYPRKGSILVFLPGIAEISAARDSICDNKILSPRTGNFVIVPLHSMLTSEEQALVFQKPKNGARKIVLSTNIAETSVTIDDCVFVVDSGKMKETRFNSNTNMGSLETCWVSEANAMQRKGRAGRVMSGVCIHLYTSHRFSRFQGQPIPEIQRIPLEPLLLRIQMMNAGKQPNLYQVMAKILEPPEEQSVRDAIRRLQDVGAFDSECKLTPLGHHLAALPVDVRIGKLILYGAIFCCVDSALTIAACLSHKSPFTTPFDKRQSVDAKKKEFSTAFSDQLTILKAYKKWQEVSSRGYHAGQAFAFENFLSVRTLQTIADVKHQLLELLVSIGFAPIDIHKRSMGVDRVLEMSGTELNRNNDNLKLLQGLLCAALYPNIVKIYTPEKSFQMRSTGAIPAQPKPEELRFKTKDSKDHEYVHIHPSSVNFSVQHFPTPYLVYQEKMKTSKVFIKEISIISMLPLVLFSGYDINIEKQDGEFYLLLADEWIKFAVESHKVGQLLKHVRIELVKLLEQKMQDPLLNLLHHQNGRRIIDTIITILTRD; translated from the exons atggaCGAGTTAAGTGCACAGCTGATGGATGATATTGTCCTGGAGCCAAGAAATAAAACAACCGa AGCCCAAAAAAAAGCCCCAGCAGCCAAGAGTTCAAGTACAAAATTACCTCCCCCAAAACGAGCTCTAAAAGTCGAACTGCAGACGCTGAGAATATCCGACGAGTCCGAGAGGCAACTGTTCAACACATTGAAGTCCGTCTACGGACCCTCGTTCAAGCTGAGCGATGCCTCGGACTTTGAGAACAACAAAAGAAGCGGCCTGGACAGGCAGTACTGGATGGAGCGGGGTAACCTGGTGATCCGTGAGATAGTCGATTACTCTTCCAAGAGCCCAACTCCTCAGGGCAATGAAGCTCTGACGCAGCGGTTCGCCTCCTCAAAGCTCGAGAGCTACAGCTTCCACCCCAACCACTGCAAAGAAGCTCTGGCCTACAGTGACCGGAACTTGGGTCGTGCTCTGGAAATTCTTTTCGAGAAATATTACCGCGTACCTGACAATTCTGTTGAACACGTCGATGTCAATGACATTCTGGAGAAACGGAACGACGAGAAGTTGGCGCTTGAGTCAATTTACGGTGAGAtgttttctgaaaaaattagaaaccGTCTCTGGGTGGTAAACTTGAAGCTGGATTATTTATCAGCTAAAAATTCTGATGAGAAAGCTAAGAAAAATGAtagtaaaagaaataataataattatagtagtaataataataataataataataataaaaaaaataatctttgtAGATTATTTTTGAGCGGTAAATGCAGGTTTGCAGATAGGTGTAGATTTTTGCACCAACAACCGGAGCCCAAGGAAAATAAAGTCGCTGTAAAAGATAACTTGGAGTATTCTCTAGAAATTAGATTCCCAGAAGCTAATAAATATCCTTACGAGCCGCCTTACCTGTACTTATACAAAAGCAATGAGATGATGGCTTATCCGGACATAAAGTACCTTATGATTGTAAAGAGACTGTACGAAGAAGCTCTTGAGCAATGTAACGGAGAGTCATGTTTATTTACTCTGATTTCTCTTTTAGAAAACGCAGAAGATATGTTGGAGTACTTGAACACCCACCAGCCGGATTTCATAGACATGTACGAGTCGTTGTTCACCAAAGCTCCTGAAGAAGTCGCCGAGCTGTCGACTCATCACCAGAAAGGCTCCGTAGGCACTCGAAGTAAGAGTAAGTTGTCCGAGGAGGAGATCATCAAGCAAGACGACACTATTTGCAAAAGattcatggaaaaaaatagcaaCCCGAAGTTCAGAAAAATAATCGAAGGACGCCAGAAGCTGCCGGCTTGGAAAATGATGGATGAAATTATTGCTACAGTGGATAGCAACCAAGTTACCATTATATCCGGAGAAACTGGTTGCGGAAAAAGTACCCAAGTGCCACAGTTTGTTCTGGATGACTGGATTATCAATAGAGGTGATAGTAAAAGTCATGCGGAGATTATTTGCACACAGCCGAGAAGAATTAGTGCCATCGGGGTGGCTGAGAGAGTCGCTTTTGAGCGGGATGAGAAGGTCGGTTCCACGGTGGGCTACCAGATTCGGCTGGAGAGCAAGATGTCCAGCTGGACACGATTGACTTTTTGCACAACGGGTATTTTATTGCAGCGAATGTCCGGCGATCCGACACTTAAATCAGTGACGCATGTAATTGTTGATGAGGTGCACGAGAGAAGTGCCGAGAGTGACTTTCTGTTGATGCTTCTGAGGCAAGTTCTTCCCAAGAGGCCAGATTTGAAGATTGTTTTGATGAGCGCGACACTTAAAGCGGAGACTTTTTTCTCTTACTTCAACGGAACTCCAATTCTGGAGATACCGGGGCGAACTTTTCCGGTGGATCAGCTTTTCCTTGAGGAAATACTAGAGAGATGCGACTACACGCTGGAAGAAAACTCCAAGTACACTAGGAAGATCCGCGGTAGATGGGAGGACCTCCAGATGGAGCTTGATACCACGGACTTGGATACTTTTGTAGGTTGCGCGCCGCAGGATACCATCGCTGATGAAAAATTACGGCTGTCTCAGCTGATCGGGAGGTATCCGGGTTGCTCGAAGAAAGTCATTAGGAATCTGTACGTGATGGACCCCGAGAAGATTGATTACGACCTGATAGAAAAGGTCCTGGAGTGGATCGTCGACGGAGACCATGACTACCCCCGCAAAGGGTCTATCTTGGTGTTCTTGCCCGGAATCGCCGAGATATCCGCCGCCAGGGACTCAATTTGCGACAACAAAATTCTGTCTCCGCGAACTGGGAATTTCGTGATAGTCCCTTTGCACTCGATGCTGACGAGCGAGGAACAGGCGCTGGTGTTCCAGAAGCCCAAGAACGGAGCGCGTAAAATAGTCCTGAGTACAAATATTGCGGAGACGTCGGTGACGATTGACGACTGCGTCTTCGTGGTCGACTCGGGCAAGATGAAGGAGACGAGGTTCAACTCTAACACGAACATGGGGAGCCTGGAAACTTGCTGGGTGTCTGAAGCCAACGCCATGCAGCGGAAAGGACGGGCGGGACGAGTCATGTCCGGGGTCTGTATTCATCTGTACACTTCTCATAGGTTCAGTCGGTTCCAAGGACAGCCCATTCCGGAGATCCAGCGGATTCCGTTGGAGCCACTGCTGCTGAGGATCCAGATGATGAACGCTGGAAAGCAACCCAATCTTTACCAGGTCATGGCTAAGATTCTGGAGCCGCCTGAAGAGCAGAGTGTCAGAGATGCTATCAGGAGGCTTCAAGATGTCGGCGCTTTTGATTCTGAGTGCAAGCTCACGCCTCTTGGGCATCATTTAGCTGCGCTACCTGTTGATGTTAGAattggaaaattaattttgtacgGAGCTATTTTTTGTTGTGTTGACTCCGCACTTACTATCGCGGCTTGTTTGTCACATAAAAGTCCTTTTACGACGCCTTTTGATAAAAGACAGAGTGTTGATGCTAAGAAGAAAGAATTTAGCACTGCTTTTTCTGATCAACTTACTATTCTTAAAGCTTATAag aaatggcAAGAAGTAAGTTCTCGAGGATACCACGCAGGTCAAGCATTtgcttttgaaaattttctctctGTAAGAACGCTGCAAACTATCGCAGATGTAAAGCATCAACTTCTAGAGCTCCTGGTATCGATAGGATTCGCGCCGATTGACATCCACAAAAGATCCATGGGAGTGGATAGAGTTTTAGAAATGTCGGGAACTGAACTAAAcagaaataatgataatttaaagcTTCTTCAAGGATTACTTTGCGCCGCGCTTTATcctaatattgttaaaatttacacACCTGAAAAATCTTTTCAAATGAGGTCTACAGGAGCCATTCCAGCGCAACCCAAACCTGAGGAACTGAGATTCAAAACTAAAGATTCAAAAGATCATGAGTATGTTCATATTCATCCGTCGTCTGTTAATTTCTCAGTTCAACATTTTCCGACTCCGTACTTGGTTTATCAGGAGAAAATGAAAACTAGCAAAGTTTTTATAAAGGAAATTTCGATAATTTCTATGCTTCCACTTGTACTTTTCTCGGGGtatgatattaatattgaaaaacaGGATGGAGAGTTTTATTTGTTGCTCGCTGATGAGTGGATTAAGTTTGCTGTTGAATCACACAAG gtgGGTCAACTTCTGAAACATGTGAGGATTGAATTAGTAAAATTGTTGGAACAAAAAATGCAAGACCCTTTGCTCAATTTGCTTCATCACCAGAATGGGCGAAGGATTATTGATacaattattactattttaacgagagattag